From Amycolatopsis sp. cg9, one genomic window encodes:
- a CDS encoding fatty acyl-AMP ligase, whose translation MSRFVDTLVATATGRGQQRGMVTGEPNEPVRRTWAEVHQEARRIAGGLVAGGFERGGAVAVLAAAPVLIAPTVQAVWLAGGSVTMLHQPTPRTDLAEWAEDTVRVLGMIGSNLVLLGEPFDQLAPVLAEKGIGFKLISDLTGAEPLAEVVGTDEGETALLQLTSGSTADPKAVRITYGNLYSNVKAMVDRAEFDFDVDVMVSWLPTFHDMGMVGFLTVPMTFGVELVKITPVEFLSGPLIWPRLITKYHGTTTAAPNFAYAIVGRRMARVDDEDFDLSKLRIALNGAEPIDETAVQTFVDAGARFKMPAECVFPAYGMAEATLAVSFAPLFTGLTLDVVEADALEAGNRAVPVPEGDPRRGTDDVRSFALLGRPLDGLEAEIVNEAGERVGDREVGEIRLRGEAVTPGYLTMDGPLATQDENGWLNTGDLGYLVDGQIVICGRRKDVIIMGGRNLYPTDIERAATSVEGVRAGNAVAVRLDAGSRRERFAVVVESKLAGDAEAEKNLMKQVSARVRDAVDMRPYAVVVLPAGSLPKTPSGKVKRAATATQFADKIKKNADA comes from the coding sequence ATGAGCAGGTTCGTGGACACGCTGGTCGCCACCGCGACGGGGCGGGGACAGCAGCGGGGCATGGTCACGGGGGAGCCGAACGAGCCGGTTCGGCGGACCTGGGCCGAGGTGCACCAGGAAGCGCGGCGGATCGCCGGTGGGCTGGTCGCCGGTGGGTTCGAACGCGGGGGTGCCGTCGCGGTGCTGGCCGCGGCGCCGGTGCTGATCGCGCCGACCGTACAGGCCGTGTGGCTCGCCGGGGGCAGCGTCACCATGCTGCACCAGCCGACGCCGCGCACCGATCTCGCCGAGTGGGCCGAGGACACCGTGCGGGTGCTCGGGATGATCGGGTCGAACCTGGTGCTGCTGGGCGAGCCGTTCGACCAGCTGGCGCCGGTGCTGGCGGAGAAGGGCATCGGCTTCAAGCTGATCAGCGACCTGACCGGCGCCGAGCCGCTCGCCGAAGTCGTCGGCACCGACGAAGGCGAAACCGCGCTGCTGCAGCTGACCAGCGGTTCCACCGCCGACCCGAAGGCCGTGCGGATCACCTACGGCAACCTGTACTCCAACGTCAAGGCCATGGTCGACCGCGCGGAGTTCGACTTCGACGTCGACGTGATGGTGTCCTGGCTGCCGACCTTCCACGACATGGGCATGGTCGGCTTCCTGACCGTGCCGATGACCTTCGGCGTCGAGCTCGTCAAGATCACGCCGGTCGAGTTCCTGTCGGGGCCGTTGATCTGGCCCCGGCTGATCACCAAGTACCACGGCACGACGACGGCGGCGCCGAACTTCGCCTACGCGATCGTCGGGCGCCGGATGGCCCGCGTCGACGACGAGGACTTCGACCTCTCGAAGCTGCGCATCGCCCTCAACGGTGCCGAGCCCATCGACGAGACCGCCGTCCAGACGTTCGTCGACGCCGGTGCCCGGTTCAAGATGCCGGCGGAGTGCGTCTTCCCGGCCTACGGCATGGCCGAGGCGACCCTGGCCGTCTCGTTCGCGCCGCTGTTCACCGGGCTGACCCTCGACGTCGTCGAGGCGGACGCGCTCGAGGCCGGCAACCGCGCGGTGCCGGTCCCCGAGGGCGACCCGCGGCGCGGCACCGACGACGTCCGGTCGTTCGCGCTGCTCGGCCGTCCGCTGGACGGGCTCGAGGCGGAGATCGTGAACGAGGCCGGTGAGCGTGTCGGTGACCGCGAAGTCGGCGAGATCCGGCTGCGCGGCGAGGCCGTGACGCCCGGCTACCTGACTATGGACGGCCCGCTCGCCACCCAGGACGAGAACGGCTGGCTCAACACCGGCGACCTCGGCTACCTGGTCGACGGCCAGATCGTCATCTGTGGCCGCCGCAAGGACGTCATCATCATGGGTGGCCGCAACCTGTACCCCACGGACATCGAGCGCGCGGCGACCTCGGTCGAAGGGGTGCGGGCCGGCAACGCGGTGGCGGTCCGGCTGGACGCGGGCAGCCGTCGCGAGCGTTTCGCGGTGGTCGTGGAGTCGAAGCTGGCCGGTGACGCCGAGGCGGAGAAGAACCTGATGAAGCAGGTCTCGGCCCGGGTCCGCGACGCCGTCGACATGCGCCCGTACGCGGTGGTCGTGCTCCCGGCGGGCAGCCTGCCCAAGACGCCGTCGGGCAAGGTCAAGCGCGCGGCCACGGCGACCCAGTTCGCGGACAAGATCAAGAAGAACGCCGACGCCTGA
- a CDS encoding ABC-F family ATP-binding cassette domain-containing protein produces MANLVNLESVSKSYGIRPLLDGVSLGVAAGQRIGVVGLNGGGKTTLLEVLSGLAEPDSGRVSHVGGLRMAVVTQRTELPDGSTVADVVLERYGAEHEWAADARVRSIVDGLGITAIGLDKPTANLSGGERRRVSLAAALTGELDLVVLDEPTNHLDVEGVRWLADHLLARRIAVVVVTHDRWFLDTVATLTWEVANGRVEQYEGGYADWIFARAERARLAATAEEKRQNLARKELAWLRRGPQARSSKPRYRVEAAEALIADVPPPRDSVELQAFAKRRLGKTVLELEDTTYAVGDRTLLDHVTWRIGPGDRIGLVGVNGSGKTSLLKLLGGDVEASTGRRIEGKTVALAHLRQELDDLPGDLRVLQAIEQVAGRVVFGKQEMTASQLGEKLGFPQARQWTPVGDLSGGERRRLQLCRLLMAEPNVLLLDEPTNDLDIDTLQQLEDLLDGWPGTMVVVSHDRYLVERVCDTIVALFGDGRITHLPGGIEEYLNRRSAAKEVTGPAPSAAKVEAKKSAADLRAAQKELGRLERKLDQLHAKEEKLHASLLAAATDPAKLMELNAELKGVQGEIEDVEGRWLETSELLE; encoded by the coding sequence ATGGCCAACCTGGTCAACCTGGAGTCGGTGAGCAAGTCCTACGGGATCCGCCCGCTCCTGGACGGCGTTTCGCTCGGAGTCGCGGCCGGGCAGCGCATCGGCGTCGTCGGGCTCAACGGCGGTGGCAAGACCACGCTCCTGGAAGTCCTTTCCGGACTCGCCGAGCCGGATTCCGGGCGGGTGAGCCACGTCGGCGGCCTGCGGATGGCGGTCGTCACCCAGCGCACGGAGCTGCCGGACGGCAGCACGGTCGCCGACGTCGTCCTCGAACGCTACGGCGCCGAGCACGAGTGGGCGGCCGACGCGCGGGTCCGGTCCATTGTGGACGGGCTGGGGATCACCGCGATCGGGCTCGACAAGCCGACCGCGAACCTCTCCGGCGGCGAGCGGCGCCGGGTTTCCCTGGCCGCCGCGCTCACCGGGGAGCTCGACCTCGTCGTGCTCGACGAGCCGACCAACCACCTGGACGTCGAAGGTGTCCGCTGGCTCGCCGACCACCTGCTCGCGCGCCGGATCGCGGTCGTGGTCGTCACGCACGACCGGTGGTTCCTCGACACCGTCGCGACCCTGACGTGGGAGGTCGCGAACGGCCGTGTCGAGCAGTACGAAGGCGGTTACGCCGACTGGATCTTCGCCCGCGCCGAGCGCGCGCGGCTCGCGGCGACGGCCGAGGAGAAGCGGCAGAACCTGGCCCGCAAGGAACTCGCGTGGCTGCGCCGCGGCCCGCAGGCGCGTTCCTCGAAGCCGCGCTACCGCGTCGAAGCCGCCGAGGCGCTGATCGCCGACGTCCCGCCGCCGCGCGATTCCGTCGAGCTGCAGGCGTTCGCCAAGCGGCGCCTCGGCAAAACGGTGCTGGAGCTGGAAGACACGACGTACGCGGTGGGCGATCGGACGCTCCTCGACCACGTCACCTGGCGGATCGGCCCGGGCGACCGGATCGGCCTGGTCGGGGTGAACGGCTCGGGCAAGACGTCGCTGCTGAAGCTACTGGGCGGCGACGTCGAGGCGTCGACCGGCCGCCGCATCGAGGGCAAGACGGTCGCGCTCGCGCACCTGCGCCAGGAGCTCGACGACCTGCCCGGCGACCTGCGCGTGCTGCAGGCGATCGAGCAGGTGGCCGGCCGCGTGGTGTTCGGCAAGCAGGAGATGACGGCGTCGCAGCTGGGCGAGAAGCTCGGCTTCCCCCAGGCCCGCCAGTGGACCCCGGTCGGCGACCTCTCCGGCGGCGAGCGGCGGCGGCTGCAGCTGTGCCGCCTGCTGATGGCCGAGCCGAACGTGCTGCTCCTCGACGAGCCGACGAACGACCTGGACATCGACACGCTGCAGCAGCTGGAGGACCTCCTCGACGGCTGGCCGGGCACGATGGTCGTCGTCTCGCACGACCGCTACCTGGTGGAACGCGTCTGCGACACGATCGTCGCCCTCTTCGGCGACGGCCGCATCACCCACCTGCCGGGCGGCATCGAGGAGTACCTGAACCGCCGCTCGGCCGCCAAGGAGGTCACCGGCCCGGCACCGTCCGCCGCGAAGGTGGAGGCGAAGAAGTCCGCGGCGGACCTGCGAGCGGCCCAGAAGGAACTCGGGCGGCTGGAGCGCAAGCTCGACCAGCTGCACGCGAAGGAGGAGAAGCTCCACGCGTCCCTGCTGGCGGCGGCGACGGACCCGGCGAAGCTGATGGAGCTCAACGCCGAGCTGAAGGGCGTCCAGGGCGAGATCGAGGACGTCGAGGGCCGCTGGCTGGAGACGTCCGAACTGCTGGAGTGA
- a CDS encoding DivIVA domain-containing protein, whose product MSFTAEDLAEVTFGNAPIGRRGYAKHEVDEFVRRIAKTFAEEDDLTAAEVHHVVFAKPLIGKRGYDEREVDEFLDAVEDQLATRTGHAPDLPGARTPAEATADRATPPTLRAERLQQR is encoded by the coding sequence ATGTCGTTCACCGCCGAAGACCTCGCCGAGGTCACCTTCGGTAACGCCCCGATCGGCCGCCGTGGCTACGCCAAGCACGAGGTCGACGAGTTCGTCCGGCGGATCGCCAAGACGTTCGCCGAGGAGGACGACCTGACCGCCGCCGAAGTGCACCACGTGGTGTTCGCGAAGCCGCTGATCGGCAAGCGCGGCTACGACGAACGCGAAGTCGACGAGTTCCTCGACGCGGTGGAGGACCAGCTCGCCACGCGCACGGGCCACGCCCCGGACCTGCCGGGCGCCCGCACCCCGGCCGAAGCCACCGCCGACCGCGCCACCCCGCCCACCCTGCGCGCCGAACGCCTCCAACAGCGCTGA
- a CDS encoding ASCH domain-containing protein — protein MKHAEFAFPGPLRDKLVAAILAGEKTTTSALLVEYERAGEALPSVGERELVLDSAGAGVAVIETAQVRVLSLSEVDLRHALGEGEGFTSVAEWRAGHEEFWQSAEMRAAVEDPEFTVDDTTQVVATRFVIVERIG, from the coding sequence GTGAAGCACGCGGAATTCGCGTTCCCCGGCCCGCTGCGCGACAAGCTGGTCGCGGCGATCCTGGCCGGGGAAAAGACGACGACCTCCGCACTGCTGGTGGAATACGAGCGGGCGGGCGAAGCGTTGCCTTCCGTTGGCGAGCGCGAACTCGTGCTCGACTCCGCCGGCGCCGGGGTCGCGGTCATCGAGACCGCTCAGGTGCGCGTTCTCTCACTGTCCGAAGTGGACCTCCGGCACGCGCTCGGCGAAGGCGAGGGCTTCACGAGCGTCGCCGAGTGGCGCGCCGGGCACGAGGAGTTCTGGCAGAGCGCCGAAATGCGCGCCGCCGTGGAGGATCCGGAATTCACCGTGGACGACACGACGCAGGTCGTGGCGACGCGGTTCGTCATCGTAGAGAGGATCGGCTGA
- a CDS encoding MFS transporter encodes MTTAAPPRVAGRWLALAALGLAQLMVVLDTTVVNIALPSAQRALGLSDTGRQWTISAYTLAFGGLLLLGGRLADRLGRRTTLLAGIAGFAVASAVGGAAPSAGWLIGARAAQGVFAALLAPSTMSLLTLTFTDPRERGKAFGIFSAIMMSGSALGLTVGGALTQFLDWRWSLYVNVPIAVLAGLGAWFAVPPTAAHRDTRLDWTSAALSCGGVVLLVHALSEVATQGFSLPVLGFLALSVALLGWFALRQARHPHPLLPLAVVRDRARAVAYLTVGAASFGAFGMFLFLTYQLQIVMGYGALAAALAFLPTLGANMLTSTQLSGRLLPRVGPRPLLAGGLLLLACGLLAATRLTPDASYVAVVLPMQLLLGVGAGLCMPVVLNVATRDVGARDAGAASAFVTTSQQVGASLGTAALNTIATAASAGLTTPSAIVHGYTTASAWAAALVAAAALTAFLVLPRGSR; translated from the coding sequence ATGACCACAGCCGCGCCACCGCGCGTCGCGGGCCGCTGGCTCGCGCTCGCCGCGCTGGGCCTGGCCCAGCTGATGGTCGTGCTCGACACGACCGTCGTGAACATCGCCCTGCCCTCGGCCCAGCGCGCGCTGGGCCTGTCCGACACCGGCCGCCAGTGGACGATTTCGGCGTACACGCTGGCGTTCGGCGGCTTGCTGCTGCTCGGCGGCCGGCTGGCCGACCGGCTCGGCCGCCGCACCACCCTGCTCGCCGGCATCGCGGGGTTCGCCGTGGCGTCCGCGGTGGGCGGCGCGGCCCCGTCGGCGGGCTGGCTGATCGGGGCGCGGGCCGCGCAGGGCGTGTTCGCCGCGCTGCTGGCGCCGTCGACGATGTCACTGCTGACGCTCACCTTCACCGACCCGCGCGAACGCGGTAAGGCGTTCGGGATCTTCAGCGCCATCATGATGTCCGGCTCCGCGCTGGGCCTCACCGTCGGCGGCGCGCTGACCCAGTTCCTCGACTGGCGCTGGAGCCTCTACGTCAACGTGCCGATCGCCGTGCTGGCCGGGCTGGGCGCCTGGTTCGCCGTGCCACCGACGGCCGCGCACCGCGACACCCGGCTGGACTGGACCAGTGCGGCGCTCAGCTGCGGCGGCGTCGTCCTGCTCGTGCACGCACTGTCCGAAGTGGCCACTCAAGGATTTTCCTTGCCAGTACTGGGTTTCCTCGCGCTCTCGGTGGCACTCCTCGGCTGGTTCGCGCTGCGCCAGGCCCGGCACCCGCACCCGCTGCTGCCGCTCGCGGTGGTGCGCGACCGCGCTCGCGCCGTCGCCTACCTGACCGTCGGGGCGGCCTCGTTCGGCGCGTTCGGGATGTTCCTGTTCCTGACCTACCAGCTGCAGATCGTGATGGGCTACGGCGCGCTCGCCGCGGCCCTGGCGTTCCTGCCGACGCTGGGCGCGAACATGCTGACGTCGACGCAGCTTTCGGGCCGCCTGCTCCCGCGCGTCGGCCCGCGGCCGCTGCTGGCGGGCGGCTTGCTCCTGCTGGCCTGCGGGCTGCTGGCGGCGACGCGGCTGACCCCGGACGCGTCCTACGTGGCGGTCGTCCTGCCGATGCAGCTGCTGCTGGGGGTCGGAGCCGGGTTGTGCATGCCGGTGGTGCTGAACGTCGCGACCCGTGACGTCGGCGCGCGCGACGCGGGCGCGGCCTCGGCGTTCGTGACGACGTCGCAGCAGGTGGGCGCGTCCCTCGGCACCGCCGCCCTGAACACGATCGCCACCGCGGCTTCGGCCGGCCTGACCACGCCGTCCGCGATCGTCCACGGCTACACGACGGCGTCGGCCTGGGCGGCGGCCCTCGTCGCCGCGGCCGCCCTCACCGCGTTCCTGGTCCTCCCGCGCGGCAGCCGCTGA
- a CDS encoding TetR/AcrR family transcriptional regulator, with protein MAGRRTDTRERIQRVALELFAEQGYEGSSLREIAERLEVTKAALYYHFRTKEDIVTSLLEDWGAALDDLLGRETRPDRLLTEYAELVERRFGPVIGLVQRNATALKAIAAGAGLADRMLRLHERLCGGSDDPEASLRARLALVAVQLTSAEGGPETPPAVALAVGLDILSPGRNADT; from the coding sequence ATGGCCGGGCGGCGCACCGACACGCGCGAACGCATCCAGCGCGTCGCGCTCGAACTGTTCGCCGAGCAGGGGTACGAGGGCAGCTCGCTGCGGGAGATCGCCGAGCGGCTCGAGGTGACGAAAGCCGCGCTGTACTACCACTTCCGCACGAAGGAGGACATCGTCACGAGCCTCCTGGAGGACTGGGGCGCGGCGCTCGACGACCTCCTCGGGCGCGAGACCCGGCCCGACCGGCTGCTCACCGAGTACGCCGAGCTGGTCGAGCGCCGGTTCGGCCCGGTCATCGGCCTGGTGCAGCGCAACGCGACGGCGTTGAAGGCCATCGCCGCGGGCGCCGGTCTCGCGGACCGGATGCTCCGCCTCCACGAGCGGCTGTGCGGCGGGTCCGACGACCCCGAAGCGAGCCTGCGGGCGCGGCTCGCCCTGGTCGCCGTGCAGCTCACCAGCGCCGAAGGCGGCCCGGAAACCCCGCCGGCGGTCGCGCTCGCCGTCGGGCTGGACATCCTTTCTCCTGGTCGGAACGCGGACACGTAG
- a CDS encoding 4-(cytidine 5'-diphospho)-2-C-methyl-D-erythritol kinase: MLAVVPPPVTVRVPAKVNLHLSVDDLREDGYHELVTVFQALSLTDEVTVAVADEPGIEVYGEGEGTVPTGPENLAWRAVEALSSHVGRTGEPKVRVVLRKGIPVAGGMAGGSADAAATLVGLASLWNLDVTRDELAEIAAGLGSDVPFALYGGTALGTGRGEHLVPVLSRHTFHWVLAFDSEGLSTPKVFKELDRLRAAGNPPRIGSHTPVVEALASGDPRQLALLLGNDLQAAAVSLRPELRRTLRAGVNAGALAGTVSGSGPTCAFLCEDAQSAVEVAAELSGAGVCRTVRVAHGPVPGARVVGGDDAPRPAPPRVHA; encoded by the coding sequence GTGCTCGCCGTAGTTCCGCCCCCAGTCACCGTCCGGGTCCCGGCCAAGGTCAACCTGCACCTTTCGGTCGACGACCTGCGCGAAGACGGTTACCACGAGCTGGTGACCGTGTTCCAGGCGCTGTCGCTGACCGACGAAGTGACCGTCGCGGTCGCCGACGAGCCCGGCATCGAGGTCTACGGCGAGGGTGAAGGCACCGTCCCGACCGGCCCGGAGAACCTGGCCTGGCGCGCGGTCGAAGCGCTGTCCTCGCACGTCGGGCGCACCGGCGAGCCGAAGGTCCGTGTGGTGCTGCGCAAGGGCATCCCGGTCGCCGGTGGCATGGCGGGCGGCAGCGCCGACGCGGCGGCGACCCTGGTCGGGCTCGCGTCGCTCTGGAACCTCGACGTCACGCGCGACGAGCTGGCCGAGATCGCGGCGGGCCTGGGCAGCGACGTCCCGTTCGCGCTCTACGGCGGCACCGCGCTGGGCACCGGCCGCGGCGAGCACCTGGTCCCGGTGCTGTCGCGGCACACGTTCCACTGGGTGCTGGCGTTCGACTCCGAAGGGCTGTCGACGCCCAAGGTGTTCAAGGAGCTGGACCGGCTGCGCGCGGCGGGCAACCCGCCGCGGATCGGTTCGCACACCCCGGTCGTCGAGGCGCTGGCTTCGGGCGACCCGCGCCAGCTGGCCCTCCTGCTGGGCAACGACCTCCAGGCGGCGGCGGTCTCGCTGCGCCCGGAGCTGCGCCGCACCCTCCGGGCCGGCGTCAACGCGGGCGCGCTCGCGGGCACGGTCTCCGGCTCCGGCCCGACGTGCGCGTTCCTCTGCGAAGACGCGCAGTCGGCCGTCGAGGTCGCCGCGGAGCTGTCGGGCGCCGGTGTCTGCCGCACGGTCCGCGTGGCCCACGGCCCGGTCCCCGGCGCCCGCGTGGTCGGCGGCGACGACGCCCCCCGCCCGGCGCCGCCGCGGGTGCACGCGTGA
- the pth gene encoding aminoacyl-tRNA hydrolase, which produces MTEDLPGAGELILLAGLGNPGPQYAGNRHNVGFMVLDELAARIGGKFKAHKTGGEVLEGRLAGRRVVLVKPRSYMNLSGGPVVGAARFYKVPPTGVVVVHDELDVDFGALKLKFGGGDNGHNGLRSITKSIGTRDYYRVRFGIGRPPGRQDPADFVLKDFSTVERKELPFEVDRCADAIEALVGTGLAAAQNAFHAG; this is translated from the coding sequence GTGACCGAAGACCTGCCCGGGGCCGGCGAGCTGATCCTGCTCGCCGGCCTCGGCAATCCCGGACCCCAGTACGCCGGAAACCGGCACAATGTCGGTTTCATGGTGCTGGACGAACTCGCCGCCCGCATCGGCGGCAAGTTCAAGGCGCACAAGACCGGCGGCGAGGTGCTCGAGGGCCGGCTGGCCGGCCGCCGCGTCGTGCTGGTGAAGCCGCGCTCGTACATGAACCTCTCGGGCGGGCCGGTGGTCGGCGCGGCGCGGTTCTACAAGGTGCCGCCGACCGGCGTCGTCGTGGTGCACGACGAGCTGGACGTCGATTTCGGTGCGCTGAAGCTGAAGTTCGGCGGCGGCGACAACGGCCACAATGGACTCCGCTCGATCACGAAGTCGATCGGCACCCGCGACTACTACCGCGTCCGCTTCGGCATCGGCCGCCCGCCCGGCCGCCAGGACCCCGCGGACTTCGTGCTGAAGGACTTCTCGACGGTCGAGCGCAAGGAGCTCCCGTTCGAGGTGGACCGCTGCGCGGACGCGATCGAGGCGCTCGTCGGCACCGGCTTGGCGGCCGCGCAAAACGCCTTCCACGCGGGCTGA
- a CDS encoding methionine ABC transporter ATP-binding protein: MITVENLSKSFATNGNSVVALRDVSVDVQAGSLFGVVGPAGSGKSVLARCIALQERPDRGVVRLDGLNTGTLDGRRLREIRRQLGVVSSKPELIAERTIAGNIASPLEQLGVDGPQRRSRVGSLLDLVGLTPRAAQRPGELTAGQLRRVAVAKALAAAPAVLLADDPTAGVDPEEAGSVLTVLDRARSELGVTVVVTTPDAGVVRRLCDDVAVLEDGTVVERGTVLDLISNPGSRTAQALLPTIETPRSQNARYDRSVDVVLVGFASVGALLPEAAGRFDVEFATIGGGLTRIGDTPVGRFRLGVRGERADAALAWVAERGGHVTQTARGPQAVVAA; this comes from the coding sequence GTGATCACGGTCGAAAACCTGTCCAAATCCTTTGCCACCAACGGAAATTCGGTCGTCGCCCTGCGCGACGTGAGCGTCGACGTCCAGGCCGGCTCGCTGTTCGGCGTGGTCGGACCGGCCGGTTCGGGCAAGTCCGTCCTGGCCCGCTGCATCGCGCTGCAGGAGCGCCCCGACCGCGGGGTCGTCCGGCTCGACGGCCTCAACACCGGCACGCTCGACGGCCGCCGCCTCCGTGAGATCCGCCGTCAGCTCGGCGTCGTGTCGTCGAAGCCGGAGCTGATCGCCGAGCGCACGATCGCCGGCAACATCGCTTCCCCGCTGGAGCAGCTCGGCGTCGACGGCCCGCAGCGCCGCAGCCGGGTCGGCTCGCTGCTCGACCTCGTCGGCCTGACGCCGCGCGCCGCGCAGCGTCCCGGTGAGCTCACCGCGGGTCAGCTCCGCCGCGTCGCGGTCGCGAAGGCGCTGGCCGCCGCGCCCGCCGTGCTGCTCGCCGACGACCCGACCGCCGGCGTCGACCCGGAGGAGGCCGGCTCGGTGCTCACCGTGCTCGACCGCGCCCGCTCCGAGCTGGGCGTCACCGTCGTCGTCACCACGCCGGACGCCGGCGTCGTCCGGCGGCTCTGCGACGACGTCGCGGTGCTGGAAGACGGCACCGTCGTCGAGCGCGGCACCGTGCTCGACCTGATCTCGAACCCGGGCAGCCGCACCGCGCAGGCGCTGCTGCCGACCATCGAAACCCCGCGCTCGCAGAACGCGCGCTACGACCGCTCGGTCGACGTCGTGCTGGTCGGCTTCGCGTCGGTGGGCGCGCTGCTGCCCGAGGCCGCCGGCCGCTTCGACGTCGAGTTCGCCACCATCGGCGGCGGCCTGACCCGGATCGGCGACACCCCGGTCGGCCGCTTCCGCCTCGGCGTCCGCGGCGAGCGCGCCGACGCGGCGCTGGCGTGGGTCGCCGAGCGCGGCGGCCACGTCACCCAGACCGCCCGCGGTCCGCAGGCCGTCGTCGCCGCCTGA
- a CDS encoding (d)CMP kinase → MTRVLGPHDALDGPVRRIAVAGPAGSGKSTLARTLGERLGVPYVEFESFFHGPGWTVRETWQADVLAHLAGDAWAIEWQGEPVRERMTARLDVLVWLDHPRALTTTRVVLRTLKRRAGRGSKIPGGNVEGPLRTFFTDRDHIVRVSWRYHPILRARVRRTIDENRHPGLVVVRLRGQRQVDSWLRGPVSALAGGC, encoded by the coding sequence GTGACCCGGGTGCTCGGGCCGCACGACGCCCTCGACGGGCCGGTCCGGCGGATCGCGGTGGCGGGCCCGGCGGGGTCGGGCAAGTCGACCCTGGCGCGGACGCTGGGGGAGCGGCTCGGGGTGCCGTACGTCGAGTTCGAGTCCTTCTTCCACGGCCCGGGCTGGACCGTGCGGGAAACCTGGCAGGCCGACGTCCTCGCCCACCTGGCCGGCGACGCCTGGGCCATCGAATGGCAGGGCGAACCGGTCCGGGAGCGGATGACGGCGCGCCTCGACGTGCTGGTGTGGCTCGACCACCCGCGGGCCCTGACGACGACCCGGGTCGTGCTCCGCACGCTGAAACGCCGGGCCGGCCGGGGTTCGAAGATCCCCGGGGGCAACGTCGAAGGGCCGCTGCGCACTTTCTTCACCGACCGCGACCACATCGTCCGCGTCTCGTGGCGCTACCACCCGATCCTGCGCGCCCGGGTCCGCCGGACCATCGACGAGAACCGCCACCCCGGTCTCGTCGTCGTCCGGTTGCGGGGGCAGCGCCAAGTCGACAGCTGGTTGCGTGGCCCGGTTTCCGCGTTGGCGGGCGGATGTTGA
- a CDS encoding DivIVA domain-containing protein, with protein sequence MTPDEVRAIAFGKPRFGRRGYNEDEVDAFLDLIAEALSGRNILTADDIHYVEFTIMPVGMRSYDQAQVDLFLDEAEAALVELRNPRPVVEEQRPQGPRKWFGRT encoded by the coding sequence ATGACCCCTGACGAAGTCCGGGCGATCGCTTTCGGCAAACCCCGGTTCGGCCGGCGCGGCTACAACGAGGACGAGGTCGACGCGTTCCTCGACCTGATCGCCGAGGCGCTGTCCGGCCGCAACATCCTGACCGCGGACGACATCCACTACGTCGAGTTCACGATCATGCCGGTCGGCATGCGCAGCTACGACCAGGCCCAGGTCGACCTGTTCCTGGACGAGGCCGAAGCGGCGCTCGTGGAGCTGCGCAACCCGCGGCCGGTGGTCGAAGAGCAGCGTCCGCAGGGCCCCCGGAAGTGGTTCGGCCGCACCTGA
- a CDS encoding 50S ribosomal protein L25/general stress protein Ctc — protein MSEVRLSVEPRTEFGKGAARRTRRAGKIPAVLYGHGSDPRHFALPAIEFARVVRENGSNAVITLAIEGSDELALTKTIVVHPLKNYIEHVDLLVVKRGEKIVVDVPVVVTGNPGPGGLVNQDVDTLQVEVEALHIPEQFEVSIEGLEIGSQVLAGQVELPSGATLVTDPEALVVAVNEPQREESDDDADEAGDESAEAAE, from the coding sequence GTGTCCGAGGTACGTCTGTCCGTCGAGCCGCGCACCGAGTTCGGCAAGGGCGCCGCGCGTCGCACGCGTCGCGCCGGCAAGATCCCCGCCGTGCTGTACGGCCACGGCTCGGACCCGCGGCACTTCGCGCTGCCGGCCATCGAGTTCGCCCGCGTCGTCCGCGAGAACGGCTCGAACGCCGTCATCACCCTCGCCATCGAGGGCTCCGACGAGCTCGCGCTGACGAAGACCATCGTCGTGCACCCGCTCAAGAACTACATCGAGCACGTCGACCTGCTGGTCGTGAAGCGCGGCGAGAAGATCGTCGTCGACGTCCCCGTCGTCGTCACCGGCAACCCCGGCCCGGGCGGCCTGGTCAACCAGGACGTCGACACCCTGCAGGTCGAGGTCGAGGCGCTGCACATCCCCGAGCAGTTCGAGGTTTCGATCGAGGGCCTCGAGATCGGCTCCCAGGTCCTGGCGGGCCAGGTCGAGCTGCCCTCGGGCGCGACCCTGGTCACCGACCCGGAGGCGCTCGTCGTGGCCGTCAACGAGCCGCAGCGTGAAGAGTCCGACGACGACGCCGACGAAGCGGGCGACGAGTCGGCCGAAGCCGCCGAATAA